The proteins below come from a single Streptomyces spongiicola genomic window:
- a CDS encoding ABC transporter permease, translating to MFRTALRSVLAHRARLLMTVLAVMLGVAFVSGTLVFADTLSNAFRNQSAESYDDVAVAVTSYADEKDPGQEPGISEQTLGKVAALDGVAAAHGRVDGFAGVADPDGRLIGVGWSNKGSNFSPGKDGEDPAYTFTDGGGPAKADRIALDADSAAKGGYTVGDRVRVATNGPVAEYTLSGVFTTEDGAVNAGGSLVLFDTEVAQKLYLKPGYYRDVSVAAAPGADAARILDAVEPLLPENAEARTGKDLAEKQAADIEKGLGTLKQILLGFAGIALFVGVFLISNTFTMLVAQRTGELALMRAVGASRRQITRSVLVEAAIVGAVASAVGFVLGIGLTMGLRSGMAAFGMKVPDGPLVISATPVVAAFAVGVLVTMFAAWLPGRRAAKIPPVAAMGSVHTAPGARSLVLRNSIGGVLAGLGAGGIVWGAAAAGGTGRMLIAAGAFLTLIGVIVLIPQLSRPVIALVRPLLAGVFSVAGKLAGRNAVRNPRRTGATASALAIGLTLVTGLSVLGVTVGRAVDRMTTDNIKADYMVTMANGGGLDRSALDALEKAPGVSAVSPQQAVHFEVKGDFTAASAVTPGDVEKVLNVEVVGGSLDTLAKGGAAVAEKTAASKGWKVGDRLPVTFDDKKKGSLEIGAVFRDSEFLSPVLVSTEVADPHELKPHIPEIFVKTDGGQSEANEQALIDALGDNPAIAVMDRQDIRDQFGGIIGTLLNIMYGLLAMALVIAVLGVVNTLAMSVFERQQEIGMLRAIGLDRRRVKRMVRLEAVVISVYGAVVGIGLGTFLGWAIGETFRDKVPGYALVLPWDRIGLFLLLAGLVGVLAAMWPARSAARLDMLTAIKTE from the coding sequence ATGTTCCGTACCGCCCTGCGCAGTGTGCTCGCGCACAGGGCCAGGCTGCTGATGACCGTCCTCGCCGTGATGCTCGGCGTGGCGTTCGTCTCCGGCACCCTGGTCTTCGCCGACACCCTCTCAAACGCCTTCCGCAACCAGTCGGCCGAGAGCTACGACGACGTCGCCGTCGCCGTCACCTCGTACGCCGACGAGAAGGACCCCGGGCAGGAGCCCGGCATCTCCGAGCAGACCCTCGGCAAGGTCGCCGCGCTGGACGGCGTCGCCGCCGCCCACGGCCGCGTCGACGGCTTCGCCGGGGTCGCCGACCCCGACGGCAGGCTGATCGGCGTCGGCTGGTCGAACAAGGGCTCCAACTTCTCCCCCGGCAAGGACGGCGAGGACCCCGCCTACACCTTCACCGACGGCGGCGGCCCCGCGAAGGCCGACCGGATCGCCCTGGACGCGGACAGCGCCGCCAAGGGCGGGTACACGGTGGGCGACCGGGTCCGCGTCGCCACCAACGGGCCGGTGGCGGAGTACACCCTCAGCGGTGTCTTCACCACCGAGGACGGTGCCGTGAACGCCGGTGGCAGCCTGGTCCTCTTCGACACCGAGGTGGCCCAGAAGCTCTACCTGAAGCCGGGCTACTACCGGGACGTCAGCGTCGCCGCCGCCCCCGGTGCCGACGCCGCGAGGATCCTCGACGCGGTGGAGCCGCTGCTGCCGGAGAACGCCGAGGCGCGGACCGGGAAGGACCTCGCCGAGAAGCAGGCCGCGGACATCGAGAAGGGGCTCGGCACCCTCAAGCAGATCCTGCTCGGCTTCGCCGGCATCGCGCTCTTCGTCGGCGTCTTCCTGATCTCCAACACCTTCACCATGCTGGTCGCCCAGCGCACCGGGGAACTCGCCCTGATGCGGGCCGTCGGCGCCTCCCGCCGCCAGATCACCCGCTCGGTGCTCGTCGAGGCCGCCATCGTCGGCGCCGTGGCCTCGGCCGTCGGCTTCGTCCTCGGCATCGGGCTGACGATGGGCCTGCGCTCGGGAATGGCCGCCTTCGGCATGAAGGTGCCGGACGGCCCGCTCGTGATCTCCGCGACGCCGGTGGTCGCCGCCTTCGCCGTCGGTGTGCTCGTCACGATGTTCGCCGCGTGGCTGCCCGGACGCCGGGCCGCGAAGATCCCGCCGGTCGCCGCCATGGGCAGTGTCCACACGGCGCCCGGCGCCAGGTCGCTGGTGCTGCGCAACTCCATCGGGGGCGTCCTGGCCGGCCTCGGCGCGGGCGGCATCGTCTGGGGTGCCGCCGCCGCCGGCGGCACCGGGCGGATGCTGATCGCGGCGGGCGCGTTCCTAACGCTGATCGGCGTGATCGTGCTGATCCCGCAGCTCTCGCGCCCCGTCATCGCCCTCGTACGGCCACTGCTCGCCGGCGTCTTCTCGGTAGCCGGCAAGCTCGCCGGGCGGAACGCCGTCCGAAACCCCCGGCGCACCGGTGCCACGGCCTCCGCACTCGCGATCGGACTGACCCTGGTCACGGGTCTCTCCGTCCTCGGCGTCACCGTCGGCCGGGCCGTCGACAGGATGACGACGGACAACATCAAGGCCGACTACATGGTCACGATGGCCAACGGCGGAGGCCTCGACCGGTCCGCGCTGGACGCGCTGGAGAAGGCCCCGGGCGTCTCGGCCGTCTCCCCGCAGCAGGCCGTGCACTTCGAGGTGAAGGGCGACTTCACGGCCGCTTCGGCGGTCACCCCGGGCGACGTCGAGAAGGTCCTGAACGTCGAGGTCGTCGGCGGCAGCCTGGACACCCTCGCGAAGGGGGGCGCCGCGGTCGCCGAGAAGACGGCCGCGAGCAAGGGCTGGAAGGTCGGCGACCGGCTCCCCGTCACCTTCGACGACAAGAAGAAGGGGAGCCTGGAGATCGGCGCGGTCTTCAGGGACAGCGAGTTCCTGTCACCGGTCCTGGTGAGCACCGAGGTCGCCGACCCGCACGAGCTGAAGCCACACATTCCGGAGATCTTCGTCAAGACGGACGGCGGCCAGAGCGAGGCGAACGAGCAGGCCCTGATCGACGCGCTCGGCGACAACCCCGCCATCGCGGTGATGGACCGGCAGGACATCCGCGACCAGTTCGGCGGCATCATCGGCACCCTGCTGAACATCATGTACGGCCTGCTCGCGATGGCCCTGGTCATCGCCGTGCTCGGGGTCGTCAACACCCTGGCGATGTCCGTCTTCGAGCGGCAGCAGGAGATCGGCATGCTGCGCGCGATCGGCCTGGACCGGCGCCGGGTGAAGCGGATGGTCCGGCTGGAGGCGGTCGTCATCTCCGTGTACGGCGCGGTCGTCGGCATCGGCCTCGGCACCTTCCTCGGCTGGGCGATCGGCGAGACCTTCCGGGACAAGGTCCCGGGCTACGCCCTGGTCCTGCCGTGGGACCGGATCGGCCTCTTCCTGCTGCTCGCGGGGCTGGTGGGAGTGCTCGCCGCGATGTGGCCGGCCCGCAGCGCCGCGCGGCTGGACATGCTCACCGCGATCAAGACCGAGTAG
- a CDS encoding SAM-dependent methyltransferase — MADAASRLTALAEELLGEPPPIRIRAWDGSESGPADGPVLVVRHRRALRRLLWKPGELGLARGWVAGEIDVEGDLYEALGRLAGMLWERSEPGPGLRSLGDPRFRSAVRELAALAGPRCWLPVPPPPEEVAGRRGPLHTRTRDRQAISHHYDVGNAFYEQVLGPSMVYSCAYWRDGGSLEDAQRDKLDLVCRKLALREGDRLLDVGCGWGSMALHAAREYGARVTGVTLSREQAAYARKRIAEEGLTDRIEIRVQDYRDVKDGPYDAISSIGMAEHVGSVRYREYADVLHGLLRPGGRLLNHQIARRPEQDEAAYHVDDFIDAYVFPDGELAPLGRTLSILEQAGFEARDVESLREHYALTLRAWVANLESDRERAVRHSSPGRARIWRLYMAASAVSFERNRIGVNQILAVRCRDGGGSGLPLRARGWTETGAG, encoded by the coding sequence ATGGCCGATGCCGCTTCGCGGCTCACCGCTCTCGCCGAGGAACTGCTGGGGGAACCTCCCCCGATCCGCATCCGGGCCTGGGACGGAAGCGAGTCCGGTCCCGCCGACGGCCCGGTCCTCGTCGTCCGGCACCGGCGAGCCCTGCGCAGGCTGCTGTGGAAGCCGGGCGAACTGGGCCTGGCCCGCGGCTGGGTGGCCGGCGAGATCGATGTCGAGGGCGATCTGTACGAGGCCCTGGGACGGCTGGCGGGCATGCTCTGGGAGCGCTCCGAGCCCGGCCCCGGGCTCCGCTCGCTGGGCGATCCGCGGTTCCGCTCGGCCGTCCGGGAACTGGCCGCCCTCGCCGGGCCCCGCTGCTGGCTGCCGGTGCCGCCGCCCCCGGAGGAGGTCGCCGGACGCCGCGGCCCGCTGCACACCAGGACACGCGACCGGCAGGCGATCAGCCACCACTACGACGTCGGCAACGCCTTCTACGAGCAGGTGCTCGGGCCCTCGATGGTGTACTCCTGCGCCTACTGGCGGGACGGGGGCTCCCTGGAGGACGCCCAGCGCGACAAGCTCGACCTGGTCTGCCGCAAGCTCGCCCTGCGCGAGGGCGACCGGCTGCTGGACGTCGGCTGCGGCTGGGGTTCGATGGCGCTGCACGCGGCCCGGGAGTACGGCGCCCGGGTCACCGGGGTCACCCTGTCGAGGGAGCAGGCCGCGTACGCCCGCAAGCGGATCGCCGAGGAGGGGCTGACCGACCGCATCGAGATCCGGGTCCAGGACTACCGGGACGTCAAGGACGGCCCGTACGACGCGATTTCGTCCATCGGCATGGCCGAGCACGTCGGGTCCGTCCGCTACCGGGAGTACGCCGATGTGCTCCACGGGCTGCTGAGGCCCGGGGGGAGGCTGCTCAACCACCAGATCGCGCGCCGACCCGAGCAGGACGAAGCCGCCTACCACGTGGACGACTTCATCGACGCCTACGTCTTCCCCGACGGGGAGCTGGCGCCGCTCGGCAGGACCCTGTCGATCCTGGAGCAGGCCGGCTTCGAGGCCCGCGACGTCGAGTCGTTGCGCGAGCACTACGCCCTCACGCTGCGCGCCTGGGTGGCGAACCTGGAGTCCGACCGGGAGCGGGCGGTACGGCACTCCTCGCCCGGCCGTGCCAGGATCTGGCGCCTCTACATGGCCGCTTCGGCCGTGTCCTTCGAGCGCAACCGGATCGGGGTCAACCAGATCCTCGCGGTGCGGTGCCGGGACGGCGGCGGCTCGGGGCTGCCGCTCAGGGCACGCGGCTGGACCGAGACCGGGGCGGGCTGA
- a CDS encoding NAD(P)/FAD-dependent oxidoreductase: MSTTERPRILVVGGGYVGLYAARRILKKMRYGEATVTVVDPRSYMTYQPFLPEAAAGSISPRHVVVPLRRVLPKAEVLTGRVTTIDQDRKVATVAPLVGESYELPFDYLVIALGAVSRTFPIPGLAEQGIGMKGIEEAIGLRNHVLEQLDKADSTTDEEVRRKALTFVFVGGGFAGAETIGEVEDLARDAVGYYKTIKREDMRFVLVDAADRILPEVGPKLGTYGREHLESRGIEIYLNTSMDSCVDGRVVLKNGLEVDSDTVVWTAGVKPNPALARFGLPLGPRGHVDTRPTLQVQGTDYVWAAGDNAQVPDLAAREAGAENAWCPPNAQHALRQAKALGDNVISGMRGFPQKEYRHANKGAVAGLGLHKGVAMIVVGKVKIKLKGRLAWYMHRSYHGLAMPTWNRKIRVFADWTLAMFLKREVVSLGAIESPREEFYEAARPAPAVARPTPEKAKAS, translated from the coding sequence ATGAGCACCACGGAGCGTCCCAGGATCCTCGTAGTAGGCGGTGGGTACGTAGGCCTGTACGCAGCTCGTCGCATTCTGAAGAAGATGCGGTACGGGGAGGCGACCGTCACGGTCGTCGACCCGCGGTCGTACATGACGTACCAGCCCTTCCTCCCCGAAGCAGCCGCCGGCAGCATCTCGCCGCGGCACGTCGTCGTCCCGCTGCGGCGCGTGCTGCCCAAGGCCGAGGTACTCACCGGCCGGGTCACCACCATCGACCAGGACCGCAAGGTGGCCACGGTCGCGCCGCTCGTCGGCGAGTCCTACGAGCTCCCCTTCGACTACCTGGTGATCGCGCTCGGCGCGGTGTCCCGCACCTTCCCGATCCCCGGCCTCGCCGAGCAGGGCATCGGGATGAAGGGCATCGAGGAGGCCATCGGCCTGCGCAACCACGTCCTGGAGCAGCTGGACAAGGCCGACTCCACCACCGACGAGGAGGTCCGCCGCAAGGCACTGACCTTCGTCTTCGTCGGCGGTGGCTTCGCCGGTGCCGAGACGATAGGCGAGGTCGAGGACCTGGCCCGGGACGCGGTCGGGTACTACAAGACCATCAAGCGCGAGGACATGCGCTTCGTCCTGGTCGACGCCGCCGACAGGATCCTTCCCGAGGTCGGGCCCAAGCTCGGCACGTACGGCAGGGAGCACCTCGAGTCCCGCGGCATCGAGATCTACCTCAACACCTCCATGGACTCCTGCGTGGACGGCCGTGTGGTGCTGAAGAACGGTCTGGAGGTCGACTCCGACACCGTCGTCTGGACCGCCGGCGTCAAGCCGAACCCGGCCCTGGCCCGCTTCGGCCTGCCGCTCGGCCCGCGCGGCCATGTCGACACCCGGCCGACGCTCCAGGTGCAGGGCACCGACTACGTCTGGGCCGCGGGCGACAACGCCCAGGTCCCGGACCTCGCAGCCCGCGAGGCCGGTGCCGAGAACGCCTGGTGCCCGCCGAACGCCCAGCACGCGCTGCGCCAGGCCAAGGCCCTCGGCGACAACGTGATCTCCGGTATGCGGGGCTTCCCGCAGAAGGAGTACCGCCACGCCAACAAGGGCGCGGTCGCCGGTCTCGGCCTGCACAAGGGCGTCGCGATGATCGTCGTGGGCAAGGTGAAGATCAAGCTCAAGGGCCGGCTGGCCTGGTACATGCACCGCAGCTACCACGGCCTGGCGATGCCGACCTGGAACCGCAAGATCCGCGTCTTCGCCGACTGGACCCTCGCGATGTTCCTCAAGCGCGAGGTCGTCTCGCTCGGCGCGATCGAGTCGCCGCGCGAGGAGTTCTACGAGGCGGCCAGGCCCGCCCCGGCGGTGGCCCGTCCCACTCCCGAGAAGGCGAAGGCCTCCTGA
- a CDS encoding Ppx/GppA phosphatase family protein — protein sequence MTRVAAVDCGTNSIRLLVADVDPSTGGLVELDRRMTIVRLGQGVDRTGRLAPEALERTFAACREYARVIEEHGIEVPSAGGGGRIRFVATSASRDAENRGEFVSGVAGILGVEPEVISGDQEAELSFTGATGGLAGDEERLVVDIGGGSTEFVIGRDRVEAARSVDIGCVRLTERHIRGDPPAPEEIAAVRADIEAALDLAGETVPIREAGTLVGLAGSVTTVAGIALGLDAYDSGAIHHSRVSRDRVAEITGRLVRSTRDERAAIPVMHPGRVDVITAGALVLLAVMDRAGAPEVVVSEHDILDGIAHSCAAGAR from the coding sequence ATGACCCGCGTCGCCGCCGTCGACTGCGGCACCAACTCGATCCGCCTGCTCGTCGCCGACGTGGACCCCTCGACGGGTGGACTCGTGGAACTGGACCGGCGGATGACCATCGTCCGGCTCGGGCAGGGCGTGGACCGCACCGGGCGGTTGGCCCCCGAGGCGCTGGAACGCACCTTCGCGGCCTGCCGGGAGTACGCCCGGGTCATCGAGGAGCACGGCATCGAGGTGCCCTCCGCCGGGGGCGGGGGGAGGATCCGCTTCGTGGCGACCTCCGCCTCCCGGGACGCGGAGAACCGCGGCGAGTTCGTGAGCGGTGTGGCCGGCATCCTCGGGGTCGAGCCCGAGGTGATCAGCGGCGACCAGGAGGCCGAACTCTCCTTCACCGGTGCCACCGGGGGACTGGCGGGCGACGAGGAGCGGCTGGTCGTGGACATCGGCGGCGGTTCGACCGAGTTCGTCATCGGCCGGGACCGGGTCGAGGCGGCCCGCTCGGTCGACATCGGCTGCGTCCGGCTGACCGAGCGTCACATACGCGGCGATCCTCCGGCGCCGGAGGAGATCGCCGCGGTCCGGGCGGACATCGAGGCGGCGCTCGACCTGGCCGGGGAGACCGTGCCGATCCGCGAGGCGGGCACGCTCGTCGGCCTGGCCGGCTCGGTGACCACCGTCGCGGGGATCGCGCTGGGCCTCGACGCTTACGACTCCGGGGCCATCCACCACTCCCGGGTCTCCCGCGACCGGGTCGCGGAGATCACCGGGCGGCTGGTCCGCTCCACCCGCGACGAGCGGGCCGCGATCCCGGTGATGCACCCCGGGCGGGTGGACGTGATCACCGCGGGTGCCCTGGTGCTGCTCGCGGTCATGGACCGTGCCGGGGCGCCGGAGGTCGTCGTCTCGGAGCACGACATCCTCGACGGCATCGCTCACAGCTGCGCCGCCGGGGCGCGCTGA
- a CDS encoding DUF501 domain-containing protein, whose amino-acid sequence MDTPPPSTAPTPPTAEDIAAFKEQLGRPPRGLRAIAHRCPCGRPDVVETAPRLEDGTPFPTLYYLTCPRAASAIGTLEADGVMREMTERLQSDPDLAEAYRAAHEDYLRRRDEVEELKGFPSAGGMPDRVKCLHVLVAHSLAAGPGVNPLGDEAIALLPEWWAKGPCVAAGAGDRADGGAHPGTRGAA is encoded by the coding sequence ATGGACACGCCCCCGCCGAGCACCGCGCCCACCCCGCCCACCGCGGAGGACATCGCCGCGTTCAAGGAGCAGCTCGGCCGCCCGCCGCGCGGTCTGCGGGCCATCGCCCACCGCTGCCCGTGCGGGCGGCCCGACGTGGTCGAGACGGCACCGCGGCTGGAGGACGGCACCCCCTTCCCGACGCTGTACTACCTGACCTGCCCGCGTGCGGCCTCGGCCATCGGCACGCTGGAGGCTGACGGCGTGATGAGGGAGATGACCGAGCGCCTGCAGAGCGACCCCGACCTGGCGGAGGCGTACCGGGCGGCGCACGAGGACTACCTCCGGCGCCGGGACGAGGTCGAGGAGCTGAAGGGCTTCCCGAGCGCCGGCGGCATGCCGGACCGGGTGAAGTGCCTGCACGTCCTGGTCGCCCACTCGCTCGCGGCCGGCCCCGGGGTGAACCCGCTGGGCGACGAGGCCATCGCGCTGCTTCCGGAGTGGTGGGCCAAGGGCCCGTGCGTGGCGGCGGGGGCCGGCGACCGCGCGGACGGCGGAGCGCACCCGGGAACGCGGGGCGCCGCATGA
- a CDS encoding FtsB family cell division protein: MARDRFSTATRLRLLGEQTAARVYRSQTRRQARRSRLTGRAAFLALVVCSMIVALAYPMRAYVSQRNEIAEQRRLAAAARERVERLRDEKARLQDDAYVMRLAREHLHMVLPGETGYIMADPRADRTPRVEEQGRGRPWYSNVWDGVDRADARG; this comes from the coding sequence ATGGCCCGGGACCGGTTCTCGACCGCGACCAGGCTGCGGCTGCTCGGTGAGCAGACCGCCGCCCGCGTCTACCGTTCGCAGACCCGCCGCCAGGCCCGGCGCTCCCGGCTCACCGGCCGGGCCGCCTTCCTCGCGCTCGTCGTCTGCTCGATGATCGTCGCACTCGCCTATCCGATGCGGGCGTACGTGTCGCAGCGGAACGAGATCGCCGAGCAGCGGCGGCTCGCCGCCGCGGCCCGCGAGCGCGTCGAGCGGCTCCGGGACGAGAAGGCCCGCCTCCAGGACGACGCGTACGTCATGCGGCTGGCCCGTGAGCATCTGCATATGGTGCTGCCCGGCGAGACCGGTTACATCATGGCCGACCCGCGGGCGGACCGGACGCCCCGCGTCGAGGAGCAGGGCCGCGGCCGGCCCTGGTACTCGAACGTCTGGGACGGCGTCGACCGGGCCGACGCGCGAGGTTAG
- the eno gene encoding phosphopyruvate hydratase, protein MPSIDVVVAREILDSRGNPTVEVEVGLDDGSTGRAAVPSGASTGAFEALELRDGDPNRYLGKGVEKAVLAVIEQIGPELVGYDATEQRLIDQAMFDLDATPDKSSLGANAILGVSLAVAHAASEASDLPLFRYLGGPNAHLLPVPMMNILNGGSHADSNVDIQEFMIAPIGAESFSEALRWGTEVYHTLKKVLKEKGLSTGLGDEGGFAPNLGSNREALDLILEAVRKAGYTPGKDIALALDVAASEFHKDGAYEFEGKTRSAAEMTEYYEELVSAYPLVSIEDPLFEDDWDGWKTITERLGARVQLVGDDLFVTNPERLARGIDESAANALLVKVNQIGSLTETLDAVELAQRSGFKCMMSHRSGETEDVTIADLAVATNCGQIKTGAPARSERVAKYNQLLRIEEILDDAAVYAGRSAFPRFKG, encoded by the coding sequence GTGCCGTCCATCGACGTCGTCGTAGCCCGGGAAATCCTGGACTCCCGAGGCAACCCCACGGTCGAGGTCGAGGTCGGCCTCGACGACGGCAGCACCGGCCGTGCTGCCGTTCCGTCCGGCGCGTCCACCGGCGCCTTCGAGGCCCTCGAGCTCCGCGACGGCGACCCGAACCGCTACCTGGGCAAGGGCGTCGAGAAGGCCGTCCTGGCCGTCATCGAGCAGATCGGCCCCGAACTGGTCGGGTACGACGCCACCGAGCAGCGCCTGATCGACCAGGCGATGTTCGACCTCGACGCCACGCCGGACAAGTCCTCCCTCGGCGCCAACGCGATCCTCGGGGTCTCCCTCGCCGTCGCGCACGCCGCCTCCGAGGCGTCCGACCTGCCGCTGTTCCGCTACCTCGGCGGCCCGAACGCGCACCTGCTGCCCGTTCCGATGATGAACATCCTCAACGGCGGCTCGCACGCCGACTCCAACGTGGACATCCAGGAGTTCATGATCGCTCCCATCGGGGCGGAGTCCTTCTCCGAGGCCCTGCGCTGGGGCACCGAGGTGTACCACACCCTGAAGAAGGTCCTGAAGGAGAAGGGGCTCTCCACCGGCCTCGGCGACGAGGGCGGCTTCGCCCCGAACCTCGGCTCCAACCGGGAGGCCCTCGACCTCATCCTCGAGGCGGTCAGGAAGGCCGGCTACACGCCGGGCAAGGACATCGCGCTCGCCCTCGACGTCGCCGCCTCGGAGTTCCACAAGGACGGCGCCTACGAGTTCGAGGGCAAGACCCGCTCGGCCGCCGAGATGACCGAGTACTACGAGGAACTCGTCTCCGCCTACCCGCTGGTCTCCATCGAGGACCCGCTGTTCGAGGACGACTGGGACGGCTGGAAGACGATCACCGAGAGGCTCGGCGCCAGGGTCCAGCTGGTCGGTGACGACCTGTTCGTGACCAACCCCGAGCGTCTCGCCCGCGGTATCGACGAGAGCGCCGCCAACGCCCTCCTGGTCAAGGTCAACCAGATCGGCTCGCTGACCGAGACCCTGGACGCCGTCGAGCTGGCCCAGCGCAGCGGTTTCAAGTGCATGATGTCCCACCGCTCCGGCGAGACCGAGGACGTCACCATCGCCGACCTGGCCGTCGCCACCAACTGCGGTCAGATCAAGACGGGCGCCCCGGCCCGTTCCGAGCGCGTCGCCAAGTACAACCAGCTGCTGCGCATCGAGGAGATCCTCGACGACGCCGCGGTGTACGCCGGCCGCAGCGCGTTCCCCCGCTTCAAGGGCTGA
- a CDS encoding transglycosylase family protein — protein sequence MLLSGKGKRRRPTVFQRSTRVVTLAGVAGAAIAAPLMASGTASAATASEWDAVARCESGGNWSINTGNGYYGGLQFSASTWAAYGGTAFASTADKATKAQQIQIAEKVLAGQGKGAWPHCGTGLSNAAYDGAAAAAPAAPKAAQPKAEPAPRRAEAPTTRSERPAAPVQKGDGEYTVKAGDTLSRIAEDRGVKGGWQKLFELNKDILDDANVIYPGQKLHLS from the coding sequence ATGCTGCTTTCCGGCAAGGGCAAGCGCCGTCGCCCGACGGTCTTCCAGCGGTCCACCCGTGTCGTCACGCTCGCCGGTGTCGCCGGCGCCGCCATCGCCGCACCGCTGATGGCCTCGGGCACGGCGTCCGCCGCAACCGCCTCCGAGTGGGACGCCGTCGCCCGGTGCGAGTCCGGCGGCAACTGGTCGATCAACACTGGCAACGGCTACTACGGCGGGCTGCAGTTCTCGGCCTCGACCTGGGCCGCCTACGGGGGGACCGCGTTCGCCTCCACCGCCGACAAGGCGACCAAGGCGCAGCAGATCCAGATCGCCGAGAAGGTCCTGGCCGGCCAGGGCAAGGGTGCCTGGCCGCACTGCGGCACCGGCCTGTCGAACGCCGCGTACGACGGCGCCGCCGCGGCCGCCCCGGCCGCCCCCAAGGCCGCCCAGCCGAAGGCCGAACCCGCCCCCAGGCGGGCCGAGGCCCCGACCACGCGCTCCGAGCGTCCGGCCGCCCCGGTGCAGAAGGGCGACGGCGAGTACACGGTGAAGGCCGGCGACACCCTCAGCAGGATCGCCGAGGACCGCGGGGTCAAGGGCGGCTGGCAGAAGCTGTTCGAGCTGAACAAGGACATCCTGGACGACGCGAACGTCATCTACCCCGGCCAGAAGCTCCACCTGAGCTGA
- a CDS encoding transglycosylase family protein, whose product MLSGNGRHRRPRQAPALIVAAGVTGSAIAIPLLGAGTASAADTATWNRVADCESGGDWGANLGNGYYGGLQMSQETWEAYGGTAYAPRADLASPSEQISVAEMVLAAQGASAWQSCGVITGLTTGGSQPAGTPSTDPLGGLVKAPSFGDGAAAVSEPDAGSPSAAGSAPSAEPSGPSEPAPSAEPSAGSSEPAGQGEGPQASGGAADGGTGKHRGVPAAEGAAEGAAEGAAEGAQAGDSGDERDSGRHASRGDESARDGAVAGDGYVVRTGDSLSSIADANKVPGGWPALYEVNRDVVGADANLILPGQSLDLGPEESELTQ is encoded by the coding sequence ATGCTGTCCGGGAACGGCCGCCACCGCCGACCTCGTCAGGCCCCCGCCCTCATCGTCGCGGCAGGGGTGACCGGATCGGCCATCGCCATCCCGCTGCTCGGTGCGGGCACCGCGTCAGCGGCCGACACCGCCACCTGGAACCGGGTCGCCGACTGCGAGAGCGGCGGCGACTGGGGCGCCAACCTGGGCAACGGCTACTACGGCGGGCTCCAGATGTCCCAGGAGACCTGGGAGGCTTACGGCGGCACCGCCTACGCGCCGCGCGCCGACCTCGCCAGCCCCTCGGAGCAGATCTCCGTCGCCGAGATGGTGCTCGCCGCCCAGGGCGCCTCCGCCTGGCAGAGCTGCGGCGTGATCACGGGGCTGACCACGGGCGGCTCCCAGCCGGCCGGCACCCCGTCCACCGACCCGCTGGGCGGCCTGGTGAAGGCCCCCTCGTTCGGTGACGGGGCGGCCGCCGTGTCCGAGCCGGACGCCGGGTCTCCGTCGGCCGCCGGTTCCGCGCCGTCCGCCGAGCCGTCCGGGCCTTCGGAGCCCGCGCCGTCCGCCGAGCCCTCGGCGGGGTCCTCGGAGCCCGCCGGCCAGGGCGAGGGTCCGCAGGCGTCCGGTGGCGCCGCCGACGGGGGCACGGGCAAGCACCGGGGCGTCCCCGCCGCGGAGGGGGCCGCCGAGGGGGCCGCCGAAGGGGCCGCAGAAGGGGCACAGGCGGGCGATTCCGGCGACGAGCGCGATTCCGGACGCCACGCTTCCAGGGGGGACGAGTCCGCGCGGGACGGCGCTGTCGCCGGAGACGGTTATGTCGTCCGCACCGGCGACAGCCTCTCGTCGATCGCCGACGCCAACAAGGTGCCCGGCGGCTGGCCCGCCCTCTATGAGGTGAACCGGGATGTCGTCGGCGCCGACGCGAACCTCATCCTGCCTGGCCAGAGCCTCGATCTCGGCCCGGAGGAGAGCGAGTTGACGCAGTAG